One Prodigiosinella aquatilis DNA window includes the following coding sequences:
- a CDS encoding type II toxin-antitoxin system HigB family toxin — protein MRLIGKQRLQVLSGTNPETDVWLSAWVAELTNAYWKDAKGVLDAFPRAQQIDNLCYVFFVRGIKSQGIKVTFQFERSIAVINQVVSK, from the coding sequence ATGCGACTAATCGGCAAGCAAAGGCTTCAAGTGCTAAGTGGTACTAACCCTGAAACGGATGTTTGGCTTTCCGCTTGGGTTGCAGAGCTCACTAACGCTTACTGGAAAGATGCTAAGGGAGTTTTAGATGCTTTCCCCAGAGCACAACAGATTGATAATTTGTGCTATGTGTTCTTTGTTCGAGGCATTAAATCGCAGGGCATAAAAGTAACATTTCAGTTTGAAAGGAGCATTGCGGTGATTAACCAGGTGGTATCTAAATGA
- a CDS encoding tyrosine-type recombinase/integrase, giving the protein MALTDVVARTARPREKAYKLADVHGLYLLVSPNGSKRWYLKYRFEGKESRIAFGAYPLVSLAKAREKRDEVRLLLSEGIHPTEKREEEKEQAQDALNTFEKVAKDWHRNISQNRWSETHAGRVWRDMERNILPAIGQRHIADLKTKDLLEPLKIVEQNGHLDLASRLRQRVTDIMRYAVQNDLIERNPAQDLFGAIAAPKATYRPALKLDKLPDFLARIERYKGRALIRLALKLTLCVFIRSSELRFARWSEIDFETSMWTIPPEREPIEGVKHSHRGSKMRTPHLVPLSRQALVILKQIQQVSGDHELIFIGDHNPRKPMSGNTVNNALRVMGYDTKVEVCGHGFRTMACSSLIESGLWSRDAVERQMSHMERNSVRAAYIHKAEHLDERRLMLQWWADYLDANRDEYVVPYEFKNI; this is encoded by the coding sequence ATGGCCCTGACTGACGTCGTTGCCCGTACCGCCAGGCCACGCGAGAAAGCCTATAAACTAGCGGACGTGCATGGCCTGTATCTTTTGGTGAGTCCTAACGGCTCTAAGCGCTGGTATCTCAAATATCGCTTTGAAGGTAAGGAAAGCCGGATTGCGTTCGGTGCCTATCCGCTGGTCTCGCTGGCGAAGGCTAGGGAGAAACGCGACGAGGTGCGATTACTGCTGTCAGAAGGCATCCACCCAACGGAAAAGCGGGAAGAAGAGAAAGAACAGGCACAGGATGCGCTGAACACCTTTGAAAAGGTGGCAAAGGATTGGCACCGGAACATTAGCCAAAACCGCTGGTCAGAAACGCACGCCGGACGGGTATGGCGTGATATGGAGCGTAATATTCTGCCTGCCATAGGCCAGCGCCACATTGCTGACCTGAAAACTAAAGACCTGCTTGAACCGCTGAAAATCGTCGAACAGAACGGTCATCTTGATTTGGCGTCACGGCTGCGCCAGCGCGTCACCGATATCATGCGTTACGCGGTGCAGAACGACCTGATAGAGCGCAACCCCGCGCAAGACCTCTTCGGCGCGATAGCCGCGCCAAAGGCGACATATCGGCCAGCCTTGAAGCTTGATAAACTGCCTGACTTTCTAGCACGGATTGAACGCTACAAAGGGCGAGCGTTAATCAGACTGGCCTTAAAACTTACGCTGTGCGTTTTTATCCGCTCCAGCGAACTGCGTTTTGCTCGTTGGTCGGAGATCGATTTTGAAACTTCAATGTGGACCATTCCCCCTGAGCGTGAACCCATCGAAGGTGTGAAACATTCCCATCGCGGTTCTAAAATGCGTACTCCGCACTTGGTGCCACTTTCCCGGCAGGCGTTGGTTATCCTCAAGCAAATACAGCAAGTTAGCGGTGACCATGAACTGATCTTTATTGGCGATCACAATCCGCGTAAGCCCATGAGCGGAAACACGGTGAATAACGCGCTGCGGGTAATGGGGTATGATACTAAGGTTGAAGTCTGCGGCCACGGTTTTCGTACTATGGCTTGTAGCTCTTTGATTGAATCAGGATTGTGGTCTAGGGATGCGGTAGAGCGGCAGATGAGCCATATGGAACGTAACTCGGTACGTGCGGCTTACATCCACAAGGCGGAACATCTGGATGAGCGTAGGCTAATGCTGCAATGGTGGGCGGACTATCTGGATGCCAATCGGGATGAGTATGTGGTGCCGTATGAGTTTAAAAATATCTGA
- a CDS encoding ImmA/IrrE family metallo-endopeptidase: MSKLTEVRVIRTEEQYHAALSEVERLLRLDLPAGSEESERLDLLTVVIENYENANYPVTPVDPIEAIKFRMDEQGLRQADLTPYFGTKSRVSEVLSGKRPLTVAMIKALSIGLGMSSQTLLGLETETGYANRSPVEEVNWSKFPIKEMLSKGWIENVVSQTKTTTEEKVKNFIEGLGANFSTAAFKRTLNGESYSPTTVYKLHAWIARVVQKAREKNLATKFKHNCITKDFLKEIAHLSWSEYGPLLAVEFLEKNGICVIIEPCLTGTAVDGAALRDIDGRPIIALTLRQDRLDNFWFTLLHELVHIWKHADSTNTFIDDIETLKNSTDKMEAEANRIARDTLIPRVIWKRSSAYLNPSTITIDELSRELRIHPAIIAGRIRRETGKYNQFSDLVGQGEVRKHFPNHIW; the protein is encoded by the coding sequence ATGAGTAAACTTACTGAAGTTCGGGTTATTCGAACTGAAGAACAATATCATGCGGCCCTTTCAGAAGTTGAGAGATTACTCAGATTGGATCTTCCTGCAGGATCTGAAGAATCAGAACGTCTTGATTTACTTACAGTTGTTATTGAAAATTATGAAAATGCTAACTATCCAGTAACACCGGTAGATCCAATCGAGGCAATCAAATTCCGAATGGACGAACAGGGCTTACGCCAAGCGGATCTGACCCCATATTTTGGAACAAAAAGTCGTGTATCAGAGGTGTTATCGGGAAAACGTCCTTTAACCGTTGCTATGATCAAAGCCTTATCAATAGGTTTAGGTATGTCTTCTCAAACGTTATTGGGCTTAGAAACAGAAACTGGATATGCAAATCGTTCTCCAGTTGAGGAGGTTAATTGGTCAAAATTTCCTATAAAGGAAATGCTTTCCAAAGGTTGGATAGAAAATGTTGTCTCGCAAACAAAGACGACAACAGAAGAAAAAGTCAAAAATTTCATTGAGGGTTTGGGAGCGAATTTTTCTACAGCAGCCTTCAAGCGAACACTTAACGGAGAGTCTTACTCACCTACAACTGTTTATAAATTACATGCATGGATTGCAAGAGTTGTCCAGAAAGCCAGGGAAAAAAACCTCGCGACTAAATTTAAGCATAATTGCATAACTAAAGATTTTTTAAAAGAGATCGCACATTTAAGTTGGTCCGAATATGGGCCTCTATTAGCGGTGGAGTTCTTAGAAAAAAATGGGATTTGTGTGATCATTGAACCTTGTCTGACTGGTACTGCTGTTGATGGGGCTGCTCTGAGGGATATTGACGGTAGACCAATTATTGCACTCACTTTAAGACAAGATCGTTTGGATAATTTCTGGTTTACACTTTTACATGAGTTAGTCCATATCTGGAAACATGCAGATTCTACTAACACATTTATCGATGACATTGAAACACTCAAGAATAGTACAGACAAAATGGAAGCAGAGGCTAATCGGATAGCCAGAGATACTCTCATTCCTCGCGTCATTTGGAAACGGAGTTCAGCTTACTTAAATCCCAGCACAATCACGATAGATGAGCTTTCAAGAGAATTAAGAATTCATCCTGCAATAATAGCAGGAAGAATTAGAAGAGAAACTGGAAAATACAATCAATTTTCTGATTTAGTTGGTCAAGGTGAAGTAAGAAAGCATTTCCCTAATCATATTTGGTAG
- a CDS encoding glycine zipper family protein, translating into MKKNCAVVGIVLLASAELTGCVSTPTAPTVISLPGNGKSYEQFQADDAVCKNTAYRSLNGEANTANNQSIGTAAAGAAIGTAAGTLLGAASGAPRGTANGVAVGAASGLLIGSAIASGNGERTQSTLQDQFDAIYMQCMYAKGEKIPQAYSWDQPSNTSDVPPDYNSSGYDNNASAVPPDYPPQ; encoded by the coding sequence ATGAAAAAGAATTGTGCAGTAGTCGGCATCGTGCTACTTGCGAGCGCCGAACTAACGGGGTGCGTATCCACACCTACAGCACCAACAGTGATATCCCTGCCCGGTAATGGTAAAAGTTATGAGCAATTCCAGGCCGACGACGCCGTCTGTAAGAATACGGCCTATCGTTCGCTCAATGGTGAGGCAAACACCGCCAACAATCAAAGTATAGGCACTGCCGCCGCTGGCGCAGCTATTGGTACTGCAGCAGGAACGCTATTGGGAGCAGCAAGCGGAGCACCGAGAGGTACAGCCAATGGTGTGGCAGTAGGCGCAGCCAGTGGCTTGCTGATAGGATCAGCGATCGCCAGTGGTAACGGTGAGCGTACCCAAAGCACCTTGCAAGACCAGTTTGATGCTATCTATATGCAATGTATGTACGCGAAGGGAGAAAAAATTCCGCAAGCGTATTCCTGGGATCAACCTTCCAACACATCAGACGTGCCACCAGACTATAACAGTAGTGGGTATGACAATAACGCCTCAGCGGTACCGCCAGATTATCCTCCACAGTAG
- a CDS encoding helix-turn-helix transcriptional regulator, whose product MAVKGINFSEVKAKALSNHEVKKAYEDETQEEALRAVLIEMKSKSGLTSTEIAARMGVSQPAVSRLERNVSSASISTLQRYAAACGMQLKLSLG is encoded by the coding sequence ATGGCAGTTAAAGGTATCAACTTCTCTGAAGTTAAAGCGAAAGCGCTTTCTAATCATGAAGTTAAAAAAGCGTATGAGGACGAAACTCAAGAAGAAGCGCTTCGCGCTGTTCTGATCGAAATGAAGTCCAAATCAGGTCTAACAAGTACAGAGATCGCAGCTCGCATGGGTGTAAGCCAACCGGCGGTGAGCCGCCTTGAGAGAAATGTTTCCAGTGCCAGTATCTCAACCTTACAACGATATGCCGCTGCTTGCGGGATGCAACTTAAGCTGTCACTGGGTTAA
- a CDS encoding type II toxin-antitoxin system RelE/ParE family toxin, with the protein MYELIFHPEAANEIYGLEPVMQAKALKGLEKLEAKGPELRYPDTDIIEAGLFELRVGRKDISRTFFAYAKGRKIYILRTFVKKTPKTPKAEIALAKSRWEELKDGS; encoded by the coding sequence ATGTATGAATTGATTTTTCACCCCGAAGCTGCAAACGAAATTTATGGCCTCGAACCTGTTATGCAGGCAAAAGCGCTTAAAGGGCTTGAAAAACTTGAAGCTAAAGGGCCCGAGCTAAGATATCCAGACACGGATATCATTGAAGCTGGATTATTTGAGCTACGGGTTGGTAGAAAAGACATAAGCAGAACGTTTTTTGCTTACGCAAAAGGACGTAAGATCTATATTTTAAGGACATTCGTAAAGAAAACCCCTAAGACCCCGAAAGCTGAAATAGCGCTAGCAAAGTCAAGATGGGAGGAACTGAAAGATGGCAGTTAA
- a CDS encoding Cro/Cl family transcriptional regulator codes for MDDDDDQITSLALNDEGREVREDEAASDPDLAGIPRLTENHFALWQAIRSRTANGEGCTRSLVRDDMRAMGFDVNKKFTRWLDKLEKDGLIAFEGERITPLSQRNKMGD; via the coding sequence GTGGACGATGATGACGACCAAATCACTTCGCTGGCGCTGAACGATGAAGGCCGTGAAGTCAGAGAGGATGAGGCTGCCAGCGATCCCGATTTAGCCGGTATCCCTCGGCTGACGGAAAACCATTTTGCCCTCTGGCAGGCTATTCGCTCACGCACGGCCAACGGCGAAGGCTGTACTCGTTCATTGGTGCGTGACGACATGCGGGCAATGGGCTTTGATGTGAACAAGAAGTTCACCCGCTGGCTGGACAAACTGGAAAAAGATGGCCTGATCGCCTTTGAGGGGGAACGGATCACGCCGTTATCGCAACGGAATAAGATGGGGGATTAA